The Miltoncostaea oceani genome includes a region encoding these proteins:
- a CDS encoding GTPase, whose protein sequence is MPFTDRAQINVEGGHGGNGCMSFRREPKIPKGGPDGGNGGRGGKVVLVADEQVTDLSRFRHAVHHRAPNGGHGEGKNRHGPAGSELIVPVPPGTRVIRDGHTIAQLDAVGDRVPVARGGDGGVGNRAFRSSTHRAPRTTVPGGPGEEAWITLELRLPIDAALVGLPNSGKSALLEALTGAAVVVAAYPQSTREPAFGPLEDEDGVLYTLADLPGLDAEGVHRRDGHLEQLERARLVIHCVDAADPEPAADRIARAEAGLTTFIPPDAVRLLVATRADEEGADTSFADVAVDAVTGTGVPELRARILSALS, encoded by the coding sequence GTGCCCTTCACGGACAGAGCTCAGATCAACGTGGAGGGCGGCCACGGCGGTAACGGCTGCATGTCGTTCCGCCGCGAGCCCAAGATCCCGAAGGGCGGACCCGACGGGGGCAACGGCGGGCGCGGCGGCAAGGTCGTGCTCGTCGCCGACGAGCAGGTCACCGACCTCTCCCGCTTCCGCCACGCCGTCCACCACCGTGCGCCGAACGGCGGCCACGGCGAGGGCAAGAACCGCCACGGGCCCGCCGGGTCCGAGCTGATCGTGCCCGTCCCGCCCGGCACCCGGGTCATCCGCGACGGCCACACCATCGCCCAGCTCGACGCCGTCGGCGACCGCGTGCCCGTCGCGCGCGGCGGCGACGGCGGCGTCGGCAACCGGGCGTTCCGCAGCTCCACCCACCGCGCCCCCCGCACGACCGTCCCCGGCGGCCCCGGCGAGGAGGCCTGGATCACCCTCGAGCTGCGGCTGCCGATCGACGCGGCGCTCGTCGGGCTGCCCAACTCCGGCAAGAGCGCGCTCCTCGAGGCGCTCACCGGCGCCGCCGTGGTGGTCGCCGCCTACCCGCAGTCCACCCGCGAGCCGGCCTTCGGTCCGCTCGAGGACGAGGACGGCGTGCTCTACACCCTCGCCGACCTGCCGGGGCTCGACGCCGAGGGCGTGCACCGCCGCGACGGCCACCTCGAGCAGCTCGAGCGCGCCCGCCTCGTGATCCACTGCGTCGACGCCGCCGACCCCGAGCCCGCCGCCGACCGCATCGCCCGCGCCGAGGCCGGCCTCACCACCTTCATCCCCCCGGACGCGGTCCGCCTGCTGGTGGCGACCCGCGCCGACGAGGAGGGCGCGGACACGTCCTTCGCCGACGTCGCCGTCGACGCCGTCACGGGGACGGGCGTCCCGGAGCTGCGCGCACGCATCCTGTCGGCCCTCTCCTAG
- a CDS encoding glutamate-5-semialdehyde dehydrogenase, whose product MNGLRRVVADVRAASRVLARLPGHHRDAVLLEMAEALERRSGEILRDNRLDVEAAKRARTAPALIDRLLLDEDRVADMAAGLRAVAALPDPVGVVDGGRRLPNGLEIVRRRVPLGVVAVIYEGRPNVTADAVGLCLKSGNAVILRGSRLAMRSNQIIAEVLTGALIEADAPRWSVALLGSDRDEMRELVQMEGDVDLVIPRGGEELKAFLREHTRVPVIYAASGNNHVYVHADADPAMAVKIAVNAKVQRPGVCNAAETLLVHRDAAPAVLPLAAERLMGSGVELRVDRAGLDLLGDAAGGLAEATEADYATEFLDLVLAVRVVASLEEAVDHIARFGSGHSEAIVTDSLEAAGEFQASVDAAVVYVNASTRFTDGGEFGMGAEIGISTQKLHARGPIGLSELTSYTYLVTGHGHLR is encoded by the coding sequence GTGAACGGCCTCCGACGAGTCGTCGCCGACGTGCGTGCCGCGAGCCGGGTCCTCGCGCGCCTGCCCGGGCACCACCGCGACGCCGTGCTCCTCGAGATGGCGGAGGCCCTGGAGCGGCGCTCCGGGGAGATCCTGCGCGACAACCGGCTCGACGTGGAGGCCGCGAAGCGGGCGCGCACCGCACCCGCCCTCATCGACCGGCTCCTCCTCGACGAGGACCGCGTCGCCGACATGGCGGCGGGGCTCCGGGCGGTCGCGGCGCTGCCGGATCCCGTCGGCGTGGTCGACGGCGGCCGGCGGCTGCCGAACGGCCTCGAGATCGTGCGCCGCCGTGTCCCCCTCGGCGTGGTCGCGGTCATCTACGAGGGCCGGCCGAACGTCACCGCCGACGCCGTGGGGCTGTGCCTGAAGAGCGGCAACGCGGTGATCCTGCGGGGCAGCCGCCTCGCGATGCGCTCGAACCAGATCATCGCCGAGGTCCTGACGGGCGCCCTGATCGAGGCCGACGCCCCCCGCTGGTCGGTGGCCCTGCTCGGGTCCGACCGCGACGAGATGCGCGAGCTGGTGCAGATGGAGGGCGACGTCGACCTCGTCATCCCCCGCGGCGGCGAGGAGCTGAAGGCGTTCCTGCGGGAGCACACCCGGGTCCCCGTCATCTACGCGGCGTCGGGCAACAACCACGTCTACGTCCACGCCGACGCCGACCCCGCGATGGCGGTGAAGATCGCCGTCAACGCGAAGGTGCAGCGGCCCGGGGTCTGCAACGCCGCGGAGACGCTGCTCGTGCACCGCGACGCCGCCCCCGCGGTGCTGCCGCTCGCGGCGGAGCGGCTGATGGGGAGCGGGGTGGAGCTCCGGGTCGACCGGGCGGGGCTCGACCTGCTGGGCGACGCCGCCGGGGGGCTGGCCGAGGCCACCGAGGCCGACTACGCGACGGAGTTCCTCGACCTCGTCCTCGCGGTGCGGGTCGTGGCGTCGCTGGAGGAGGCGGTGGATCACATCGCCCGGTTCGGCTCGGGGCACTCCGAGGCGATCGTGACCGACTCCCTGGAGGCCGCCGGCGAGTTCCAGGCGTCCGTCGACGCCGCCGTCGTCTACGTGAACGCGTCGACGCGCTTCACCGACGGGGGGGAGTTCGGGATGGGCGCCGAGATCGGCATCTCCACCCAGAAGCTGCACGCCCGCGGGCCGATCGGCCTGTCGGAGCTGACCAGCTACACGTACCTCGTCACCGGTCACGGCCACCTCCGCTGA
- a CDS encoding DUF1361 domain-containing protein, producing MTDRIRRLRRPVPAALTASAVSLGLLGAWLWDDPGSSLIWMAWNLFLAAIPVGLAWVILRGARGRAPAAVLAVAGVAWLLFLPNAPYMVTDLIHLDDGYGGSGTLLLAVLVSFAVTGLLLFVVAVSAVQEAVRLRLGGRSVRLVLPLCVWLSAVGIYLGRVLRWNSWDVLGDPAGMVTELAGHLSEPRSLAIAVGFTLVVGVGLHLAYAAVRRAGAASTGA from the coding sequence ATGACGGACCGCATCCGCAGACTCCGGCGACCGGTCCCGGCGGCGCTCACGGCGTCGGCGGTGTCGCTCGGCCTCCTTGGCGCGTGGTTGTGGGACGACCCCGGCTCGTCGCTGATCTGGATGGCCTGGAACCTGTTCCTCGCCGCGATACCGGTCGGTCTCGCCTGGGTGATCCTGCGCGGCGCGCGCGGCCGCGCGCCCGCCGCGGTGCTGGCCGTCGCCGGGGTCGCGTGGCTGCTCTTCCTGCCGAACGCCCCGTACATGGTCACCGACCTGATCCACCTCGACGACGGCTACGGCGGGTCCGGCACCCTGCTCCTCGCCGTGCTGGTGTCGTTCGCCGTGACGGGGCTCCTGCTCTTCGTCGTCGCGGTCTCGGCGGTGCAGGAGGCCGTCCGGCTGCGCCTCGGGGGCCGGTCGGTGCGGCTGGTGCTGCCGCTCTGCGTCTGGCTGTCCGCGGTCGGGATCTACCTGGGGCGGGTGCTGCGCTGGAACAGCTGGGACGTGCTCGGCGACCCCGCCGGGATGGTCACCGAGCTCGCCGGCCACCTCAGCGAGCCGCGGAGCCTCGCGATCGCCGTCGGCTTCACCCTCGTCGTCGGGGTGGGGCTCCACCTCGCGTACGCCGCGGTGCGCCGCGCGGGCGCGGCCTCCACCGGGGCCTGA
- the rsfS gene encoding ribosome silencing factor, translated as MRRAAKGTPATPLELTLAAAALAESKNARDIVILDMSGLVSYTDYIVVCTGQTPRQTKAIAEELRIRMKADHGVVPRTVEGAREGEWILVDLLDCVVHVFTPESRDFYRLDRLWKEAPRQEYVAAAS; from the coding sequence ATCCGTAGAGCCGCGAAAGGAACCCCCGCGACCCCGCTCGAGCTGACCCTCGCCGCCGCCGCCCTGGCCGAGTCCAAGAACGCCAGGGACATCGTGATCCTCGACATGTCGGGGCTCGTGTCGTACACGGACTACATCGTCGTGTGCACCGGTCAGACACCGCGTCAGACCAAGGCGATCGCCGAGGAGCTGCGGATCCGGATGAAGGCCGACCACGGCGTCGTCCCCCGCACCGTCGAGGGCGCGCGCGAGGGCGAGTGGATCCTCGTCGACCTCCTCGACTGCGTCGTGCACGTGTTCACGCCGGAGTCGCGCGACTTCTACCGCCTCGACCGCCTCTGGAAGGAGGCCCCCCGCCAGGAGTACGTGGCCGCGGCCTCGTAG
- the rpmA gene encoding 50S ribosomal protein L27, whose translation MAHKKGGGSSRNGRDSKPKMLGVKAFGGQVVPAGSIIVRQRGTRFNPGPGTGIGRDHTIFATVTGRIEFTTGHKGRRISVHPEEPAAV comes from the coding sequence ATGGCACACAAGAAGGGTGGCGGCTCCAGCCGCAACGGGCGTGACTCCAAGCCGAAGATGCTCGGCGTGAAGGCCTTCGGGGGCCAGGTCGTCCCCGCCGGGTCGATCATCGTCCGCCAGCGCGGCACCCGCTTCAACCCGGGCCCCGGCACGGGCATCGGGCGCGACCACACGATCTTCGCGACCGTCACCGGCCGCATCGAGTTCACGACGGGTCACAAGGGGCGCCGCATCTCGGTCCACCCCGAGGAGCCCGCCGCCGTCTGA
- the rplU gene encoding 50S ribosomal protein L21, which translates to MPNYAVIALGGKQYRVREGETLLVDRLAEEEGASFAPRVLATGDSDGIADGGTVSATVEEHVLGTKIRVFTYKPKRNSRKTRGHRSRLSRVRIESITAG; encoded by the coding sequence GTGCCGAACTACGCCGTCATCGCCCTCGGGGGCAAGCAATACCGTGTCCGCGAAGGGGAGACCCTGCTCGTGGACCGCCTCGCCGAGGAGGAGGGCGCCAGCTTCGCGCCGCGCGTCCTCGCCACCGGCGACTCGGACGGGATCGCCGACGGCGGGACCGTCAGCGCGACCGTCGAGGAGCACGTGCTCGGCACCAAGATCCGCGTCTTCACCTACAAGCCGAAGCGCAACTCGAGGAAGACCCGCGGGCACCGCTCGCGTCTCTCCCGGGTGCGCATCGAGTCGATCACCGCCGGCTGA
- a CDS encoding Rne/Rng family ribonuclease translates to MDRAETRVAILEDGRAAECYIERRGHRSVVGHVWKGRVENVLAGMEAAFIEIGLEKNGFLHVDEVVAMGVPKRKRQIAELLKRGDEVLVQATKDPMGTKGVRLTMQLSLAGRFVVYVPFGDGVGVSKRLPDDERVRLRAICAALPLETGGLIVRTAAAGASAREIARDLAFLKRLWQTLQERGELAKAPTLLYSEADISLRVIRDLLNTDVEEVLVDDEAQHQRITGFLRRTSPEMADRVRHWTGEGTLFEAMGVEAAVRSTMERRVPLSSGGYLVIDDTEAMTVIDVNSGRNVGRGGSRLEDTITKTNLEAATEVVRQLRLRDIGGIIIIDFIDMDDERNRKAVKAALDTALAGDRTRTFVVDISPLGLVEMTRQNISDGPREIMTEVCPTCLGVGVVPSDETHAITIERELRRTLAGRASDRVAVVVHPRIADVLTGEDGARQADLEAETGVKIDLERDGSMKLDAVRVRALEEPAAAGSTPAAAASTGRGASARRRVSSRSTT, encoded by the coding sequence GTGGACCGTGCCGAGACGCGAGTCGCGATACTCGAGGACGGCCGCGCGGCCGAGTGCTACATCGAACGGCGTGGCCACCGATCCGTCGTGGGCCACGTCTGGAAGGGCCGGGTCGAGAACGTCCTCGCCGGCATGGAGGCCGCGTTCATCGAGATCGGCCTCGAGAAGAACGGCTTCCTGCACGTCGACGAGGTCGTCGCGATGGGGGTGCCGAAGCGCAAGCGCCAGATCGCCGAGCTGCTGAAGCGCGGTGACGAGGTGCTGGTGCAGGCGACGAAGGACCCCATGGGCACGAAGGGCGTCCGCCTGACGATGCAGCTGTCGCTGGCCGGGCGCTTCGTCGTCTACGTGCCGTTCGGCGACGGGGTCGGCGTCAGCAAGCGCCTCCCCGACGACGAGCGGGTGCGGCTCCGCGCGATCTGCGCGGCGTTGCCGCTGGAGACGGGCGGCCTCATCGTCCGCACCGCCGCCGCCGGCGCGTCCGCCCGCGAGATCGCCCGCGACCTCGCGTTCCTGAAGCGCCTCTGGCAGACCCTGCAGGAGCGCGGCGAGCTGGCGAAGGCGCCGACGCTGCTCTACTCCGAGGCCGACATCTCGCTGCGGGTCATCCGCGACCTCCTGAACACGGACGTCGAGGAGGTCCTGGTCGACGACGAGGCCCAGCACCAGCGGATCACGGGCTTCCTGCGCCGCACGTCGCCGGAGATGGCCGACCGCGTCCGCCACTGGACGGGGGAGGGCACGCTCTTCGAGGCGATGGGCGTCGAGGCCGCGGTGCGCTCGACGATGGAGCGGCGCGTGCCGCTGTCGTCCGGGGGCTACCTCGTCATCGACGACACCGAGGCCATGACGGTCATCGACGTCAACAGCGGCCGCAACGTCGGCCGTGGCGGGTCGCGTCTCGAGGACACCATCACGAAGACCAACCTCGAGGCGGCCACCGAGGTCGTGCGCCAGCTCCGCCTGCGCGACATCGGCGGCATCATCATCATCGACTTCATCGACATGGACGACGAGCGCAACCGCAAGGCGGTGAAGGCCGCGCTCGACACGGCGCTGGCGGGTGACCGCACGCGCACCTTCGTCGTCGACATCTCACCGCTCGGCCTGGTCGAGATGACCCGTCAGAACATCTCCGACGGGCCCCGCGAGATCATGACCGAGGTCTGCCCGACCTGTCTCGGCGTCGGCGTCGTTCCGAGCGACGAGACGCACGCGATCACCATCGAGCGCGAGCTGCGGCGCACGCTGGCCGGTCGCGCGTCGGACCGCGTCGCCGTGGTCGTGCACCCCCGCATCGCCGACGTCCTGACCGGTGAGGACGGTGCCCGCCAGGCCGACCTCGAGGCCGAGACGGGCGTGAAGATCGACCTGGAGCGCGACGGCTCCATGAAGCTCGACGCGGTCCGCGTCCGGGCCCTCGAGGAGCCGGCCGCCGCGGGGTCCACCCCGGCGGCGGCGGCGTCGACCGGGCGGGGCGCCTCCGCGCGCCGCCGGGTCTCCTCCCGCTCCACCACCTGA
- a CDS encoding DUF697 domain-containing protein, which produces MGAIGLASRGAKVVRPLSEAIRAADDLSQDGGEIAVLPADPAATARLREILGTPAPAPSEDALAVVALTPGHDVGPSAAALAHRRRSGGGALAIVTGDAVERAALERRVLDGHRLEPSNVAHVTSLDDDGADRVIDAVLRVLGDELIAAGRRNPGLRPAIGRILVTRASRRSAAVGALPLPGVDMPVLVLIQIRLVADLAALHDRPFGAERAVEALAVVGAGFGWRAIGRSASAFVPVAGWAVRGTVAYGATRAIGEAALARLSAGHELIEGPAIDKARPLIDRVTAKLRR; this is translated from the coding sequence GTGGGAGCAATCGGACTCGCCTCGCGCGGAGCGAAGGTCGTACGGCCCCTGTCGGAGGCGATCCGCGCGGCCGACGACCTGTCGCAGGACGGTGGCGAGATCGCCGTGCTCCCGGCCGATCCGGCCGCGACGGCGCGGCTGCGGGAGATCCTCGGCACGCCCGCCCCGGCCCCCAGCGAGGACGCCCTCGCCGTCGTCGCGCTGACGCCCGGCCACGACGTCGGCCCGTCCGCCGCCGCGCTGGCGCACCGCCGCCGGTCCGGGGGCGGCGCCCTCGCGATCGTCACCGGCGACGCCGTGGAGCGCGCCGCGCTCGAGCGGCGGGTGCTCGACGGCCACCGCCTCGAGCCCTCCAACGTCGCCCACGTCACGTCCCTCGACGACGACGGCGCCGACCGCGTGATCGACGCCGTCCTGCGCGTCCTCGGCGACGAGCTGATCGCCGCGGGCCGCCGCAACCCGGGTCTGCGTCCCGCCATCGGCCGCATCCTGGTCACGCGGGCGTCCCGGCGCTCCGCCGCCGTCGGCGCCCTGCCGCTGCCCGGCGTCGACATGCCCGTGCTGGTGCTCATCCAGATCCGCCTGGTGGCGGACCTCGCGGCGCTGCACGACCGTCCGTTCGGCGCCGAGCGCGCCGTCGAGGCGCTCGCCGTGGTGGGCGCCGGCTTCGGCTGGCGCGCCATCGGGCGCAGCGCCTCCGCATTCGTCCCGGTCGCGGGGTGGGCGGTGCGCGGCACCGTCGCCTACGGCGCGACCCGCGCCATCGGCGAGGCCGCGCTCGCGCGCCTCTCCGCCGGCCACGAACTCATCGAGGGCCCGGCGATCGACAAGGCCCGCCCTCTGATCGATCGCGTCACCGCGAAGCTGCGCCGGTGA
- the proB gene encoding glutamate 5-kinase has product MAVIVVKLGSSTLVDAAGELRHEVLEARVRDLVRVRRQGHHPVLVTSGAIACGLGRLGMRERPTALPDLQAASAVGQGVLFQRYAEAFAPHGVVPAQVLLTSGDLAARSSYLNARTTLRRLTELGAIPIINENDTTATDELTFGDNDVLAAQVALLIGATWLLLLTDRDGLYVAGPDGPELLGDVPAGTPPDTVPLATMPGSGRGRGGIASKVAAASMATGGGVTCVIASGSADGVIPSVSSGHHVGTRFGPASRPEAAFKLWLRHAKPTLGRIVVDDGAARALRERGTSLLAVGVVASEGAFQAGDAVEVVGSDGSGVVGKGISAMSADEVRLVAGLKTEDVRQRVPEAAPQVIHRDEFVLAADPRSAAGPAAGGVV; this is encoded by the coding sequence GTGGCCGTCATCGTCGTGAAGCTCGGCTCGTCGACCCTCGTCGACGCAGCGGGGGAGCTGCGCCACGAGGTGCTGGAGGCGCGGGTGCGCGACCTGGTCCGGGTGCGTCGCCAGGGGCACCACCCCGTGCTCGTGACGAGCGGCGCCATCGCCTGCGGCCTCGGGCGGCTCGGGATGCGCGAGCGGCCGACCGCCCTCCCCGACCTGCAGGCCGCCTCCGCGGTCGGCCAGGGCGTCCTCTTCCAGCGGTACGCCGAGGCGTTCGCGCCGCACGGCGTGGTCCCGGCGCAGGTGCTGCTGACCTCCGGGGACCTCGCGGCGCGGTCGTCGTACCTCAACGCCCGCACCACCCTTCGCCGGCTCACCGAGCTCGGTGCGATCCCGATCATCAACGAGAACGACACCACCGCCACCGACGAGCTCACCTTCGGCGACAACGACGTCCTCGCCGCCCAGGTGGCGCTGCTGATCGGCGCGACCTGGCTGCTGCTGCTCACCGACCGGGACGGGCTCTACGTCGCGGGCCCCGACGGCCCGGAGTTGCTCGGCGACGTGCCGGCGGGGACGCCCCCGGACACCGTCCCGCTCGCGACGATGCCCGGCTCCGGGCGGGGACGCGGGGGGATCGCGAGCAAGGTGGCGGCGGCGAGCATGGCGACCGGGGGAGGGGTGACCTGCGTCATCGCCTCCGGCAGCGCCGACGGCGTCATCCCCTCCGTCTCGTCCGGCCACCACGTCGGCACCCGCTTCGGCCCGGCGTCGCGGCCCGAGGCGGCGTTCAAGCTCTGGCTCCGCCACGCGAAGCCGACCCTCGGGCGGATCGTGGTCGACGACGGGGCGGCCCGCGCCCTGCGCGAGCGCGGCACGTCCCTGCTGGCCGTCGGCGTGGTCGCGAGCGAGGGCGCGTTCCAGGCGGGTGACGCGGTCGAGGTCGTCGGCTCGGACGGGAGCGGGGTCGTCGGGAAGGGGATCTCGGCGATGTCGGCCGACGAGGTCCGCCTCGTCGCCGGCCTCAAGACCGAGGACGTCCGCCAGCGGGTCCCCGAGGCCGCGCCGCAGGTGATCCACCGCGACGAGTTCGTGCTCGCCGCCGACCCCCGCTCCGCCGCGGGCCCGGCCGCGGGCGGCGTGGTTTGA
- a CDS encoding glycosyltransferase: protein MTAEPRVPRPSPTAPDTLAVVMATYDGGRWIGEQLASIAAQTRPPDLLVVSDDGSTDDTVDVVARFARTAPFPVRLVDGPRTGLADNFWSAAARAGGCELIAWADQDDVWEPAKLARCEEALRRSGAAFACHSAVVVDDALRPTGRRFPDHRRDVVLGPLEGDPWDVPSGFASVFRRELLDGIRWGDRPTSHQTGRPVNHDHAVSLRAFAGASRVAVADPLARYRQHGGNAAGAPTVHGAASVRAAMAVGGAQFRRLAVIARGYGDHVAGLDGVAPGAADYFTRLAGRCDLRAASYEPRRATRRVRRLAGGLRAGVYAPRTRGGFGPLALAKDAVDVGVRGLSRSEPAPT from the coding sequence ATGACGGCAGAACCCCGCGTACCGCGCCCCTCGCCCACGGCGCCCGACACGCTCGCCGTGGTGATGGCGACCTACGACGGCGGCCGCTGGATCGGGGAGCAGCTCGCGAGCATCGCCGCGCAGACGCGGCCGCCCGACCTGCTGGTCGTCTCCGACGACGGATCGACCGACGACACCGTCGACGTCGTCGCGCGGTTCGCCCGCACGGCGCCGTTCCCGGTGCGCCTCGTCGACGGTCCGCGCACCGGCCTCGCCGACAACTTCTGGAGCGCCGCCGCGCGCGCCGGCGGGTGCGAGCTGATCGCCTGGGCCGACCAGGACGACGTCTGGGAGCCGGCGAAGCTCGCGCGGTGCGAGGAGGCCCTCCGGCGCAGCGGGGCGGCGTTCGCGTGCCACTCGGCGGTGGTCGTCGACGACGCCCTCCGGCCGACCGGGCGCCGCTTCCCCGACCACCGGCGCGACGTCGTCCTCGGACCGCTCGAGGGCGACCCGTGGGACGTCCCCTCCGGCTTCGCGTCCGTCTTCCGGCGGGAGCTCCTCGACGGGATCCGCTGGGGGGACCGGCCGACCTCCCACCAGACCGGCCGGCCCGTCAACCACGACCACGCCGTCTCCCTCCGCGCGTTCGCGGGGGCGTCGCGGGTCGCGGTCGCCGACCCCCTCGCCCGGTACCGCCAGCACGGCGGCAACGCGGCGGGCGCCCCGACCGTCCACGGCGCCGCGTCGGTGCGCGCGGCGATGGCCGTCGGCGGGGCCCAGTTCCGCCGCCTCGCCGTCATCGCCCGCGGGTACGGCGACCACGTCGCCGGCCTCGACGGCGTCGCGCCCGGCGCCGCGGACTACTTCACGCGCCTCGCCGGGCGCTGCGACCTGCGGGCCGCGTCGTACGAGCCCCGCCGCGCGACGCGACGGGTGCGACGCCTGGCGGGTGGCCTGCGCGCCGGCGTGTACGCCCCCCGGACGCGGGGCGGCTTCGGGCCCCTGGCGCTCGCGAAGGACGCCGTCGACGTGGGCGTCCGGGGGCTCTCACGGTCGGAGCCGGCCCCCACCTGA
- a CDS encoding ABC transporter substrate-binding protein: protein MRHIPSAAAVVAALVCALPAAAAGGTLVVAAAEDPDSLDPAIAYDTESWQVLVNAGEGLVAYRHAAGAAGAEVVPALAQAMPSVSADGRRLVFRVRRDARFGPPANRAVRPSDLKASIERLFLAGSPGRGLFRSIAGATRFEATRSGGIPGLVARDGARTLEVRLVRSDPAILRVLALPFAFALPAGTPATPQAGPGLASAGPYRVAAYTPGAGIELARNPGYAPGAATRGAAGPDAISVRLGLSPEEGAALVRGGRADYVQPRPSGDDVAAAAASPAARVRRHVEGTTYYFFMNTRRAPFDDVRVRRAVGLAIDRAALAKAFEGQAVPTAQVLPPGVPGRRVTPAAPAPDVAAARRLVAQAGATGAYVTVWGQTNTPSPDVTARLARTLDAIGLRATSRLWERTTLLATLADPAAPSQIGYARWRQDYPDAADWFPLLLSGDGIRPGATLNYALLDDDALDRRIAAAAATWDDATRARRWQGVEAAVARRAAWAPFANTVRRDIVSRRVAGYVPHQVYGFLWMRARVP from the coding sequence GTGAGGCACATCCCCAGCGCCGCCGCCGTCGTGGCGGCCCTCGTCTGCGCCCTCCCGGCCGCGGCCGCGGGGGGGACGCTGGTGGTCGCGGCCGCCGAGGACCCCGACAGTCTCGACCCCGCCATCGCCTACGACACCGAGAGCTGGCAGGTGCTCGTCAACGCCGGCGAGGGCCTCGTGGCCTACCGCCACGCCGCGGGCGCCGCGGGCGCGGAGGTGGTGCCGGCCCTGGCGCAGGCGATGCCGTCCGTCTCGGCCGACGGCCGCCGCCTGGTCTTCCGCGTCCGCCGCGACGCCCGCTTCGGGCCGCCGGCGAACCGGGCGGTGCGGCCGTCCGACCTGAAGGCGAGCATCGAGCGCCTGTTCCTGGCGGGCTCCCCTGGTCGCGGCCTCTTCCGGAGCATCGCGGGCGCGACGCGGTTCGAGGCGACCCGCAGCGGCGGCATCCCGGGCCTCGTCGCGCGCGACGGCGCCCGGACGCTCGAGGTGCGGCTGGTGCGCTCCGACCCGGCGATCCTGCGGGTGCTGGCGCTGCCGTTCGCGTTCGCGCTGCCCGCCGGCACCCCGGCGACGCCGCAGGCGGGCCCGGGACTCGCCTCCGCGGGCCCGTACCGGGTCGCGGCGTACACCCCGGGCGCGGGGATCGAGCTGGCCCGCAACCCCGGCTACGCCCCCGGCGCGGCGACCCGTGGCGCGGCGGGGCCGGACGCGATCAGCGTGCGCCTCGGCCTCTCCCCCGAGGAGGGCGCGGCGCTGGTGCGCGGCGGGCGGGCCGACTACGTGCAGCCGCGGCCGTCGGGCGACGACGTCGCCGCTGCGGCGGCGTCACCGGCCGCGCGGGTGCGCCGCCACGTGGAGGGCACGACCTACTACTTCTTCATGAACACCCGCCGCGCCCCGTTCGACGACGTGCGGGTGCGCCGCGCGGTGGGCCTCGCCATCGACCGGGCCGCCCTGGCGAAGGCGTTCGAGGGGCAGGCGGTCCCGACGGCGCAGGTCCTCCCGCCCGGCGTCCCGGGACGTCGCGTCACGCCCGCGGCGCCCGCGCCCGACGTGGCCGCCGCCCGCCGGCTCGTCGCGCAGGCCGGCGCCACCGGGGCGTACGTGACGGTGTGGGGCCAGACGAACACCCCCTCCCCCGACGTCACCGCCCGCCTCGCGCGCACCCTCGACGCGATCGGCCTGCGGGCGACGTCGCGGCTGTGGGAGCGCACGACGCTGCTCGCCACGCTCGCCGACCCCGCGGCCCCCTCCCAGATCGGGTACGCGCGCTGGCGCCAGGACTACCCCGACGCGGCGGACTGGTTCCCCCTGCTCCTCTCCGGCGACGGCATCCGTCCGGGGGCGACCCTGAACTACGCGCTCCTCGACGACGACGCCCTCGACCGGCGCATCGCCGCGGCCGCCGCGACGTGGGACGACGCGACCCGGGCGCGGCGCTGGCAGGGGGTCGAGGCGGCGGTCGCCCGGAGGGCGGCGTGGGCGCCGTTCGCCAACACCGTCCGCCGCGACATCGTCTCCCGCCGCGTCGCCGGCTACGTGCCGCACCAGGTCTACGGCTTCCTCTGGATGCGGGCGCGGGTGCCCTGA